The Synechococcales cyanobacterium T60_A2020_003 genomic interval AATCGTTGAGCAAGACGACACATTCAATAACCACGAACTCTGATCTAGACTAGGAGCGATCGCCCAATGTTCCATTAATAAACTCGTTTAGGACGTTTGGGACTCGGACTTGAGCAGGTGAGCCGCGATCGCGATCGCCTCGTCTGGATCAGCCGCAATGCTCAGATGGGGAGCGATCGCCCTGAGATAGGAACGCCCTTGTTCGCTCCAATCCAGCAAGATCACAGGTTTTTCAGCCTTGAGCGCCAAGGCTACCTCCGAAAGCGTGCCCATACTCCCCTCAAAGGCAATCACCACATCGCTAGACAGCACATTAATATTATTCCTAGCGTTGCCCAAATCCGTCACGATGGCGATATCAACAGCAGCAGACATCCGGGAGCGATCGCTATGGGGCAAAATGCCAACGACCAGGCCATCCGCAGCCTTTGCCCCCCGACTCACGGCCTCCATGATGCCCGTGTTGCGTCCCCCTGACAGGAGCACCCAGCCTTGCTGAGCAATTAGTCTCCCTAACTGATACGCCTGCTGAATTGTGTGGTCAGATGCCGTTTCCCCAGGCCCCATCACGCCAATCATCAGGTAGGGCATGATTCCTCTCTCCGCTGAGCGATTAATCCCTGATCATTCTGAACCCGCACCCTTATTTGTCAAATCGCCGCATCAGGTAGGCCACGCCAAAATCCCCGTTGGGGTGATCTTCCAGGAGTTCCGCTAACTCAAATACCTTCGCCGCGACCTCTTCGCCCAGTTTTTCAATGGTGGCTTGGCGTTCGCGCTGGGCATACTCAATTTCCTTAATTCGGGTTTGCCACTCGCTGGAAAACAGTTGTTCGATGGCGAAATGGAGTCCCATTTGCTCTAGCGTGTCCCACTCGCCGCGATCGCACCAAATGCCCTGGCAGTTGGGACAGCGCTCGACGTAGAACGGTGTCTTCAGGGCAACCTTAGCACGCGCCAGGTAGCGGTTGCATTCCGGGCACAGAGCCGCTTTCATATCAAACGGCGACTGAACATAATCCACTTCCAGTGTTGGCAGAGCATCCGATAAAGAGTGAGGATGACGCTGTTGCCACGTGGTGTACTCATCGGCAGGAATCCAAGTGCCTTTGCAGTCGGGGCAACTGTGAACCGCCATTTCGCCTGCTAAGGTACTGGCAACTAGCTCAAATCGTCGATCTTTCGGACACAGCACAACTCGTTTCTCCCTACCAAGCCTTCTGAGGTTTCATTAAACCACTGTCTGTCTCGAATTGTTCCGCGGTCACGGGATCTGCTGCCAAAACTCTAGGGTTCCATCCTGGCGACCACAGACTAATCCGCCACCTTCGGCAAAGGCGATCGCCAGCACTGGACTTTGCCCTGACAGAGTCGCAATACCCACGGGTGAGGACGGATTCCAAAGGCGAACGGTACCGTCATGACTGGCGGTGGCAATGCGCTGACCATCACTCCGCAGGGCGATTGCCGTTACCGGAAGCCGATGGCCTTTCAGCAAATGGTGCAACCCTCCGGTATTGAAATTCCGTACCCGCAGTTCCATATCCCATCCACTGCTGATCACGATGAAGCGATCGGGGTCGGGTTGTACGCGCATCGGTTCCAGGGAGGTCATCACCACCGCACTCACCGATGCCTGATGAGCGGCTAAACGACGCATTAACTCACGGGTTGGGCTATGCCACAGGTGTACACTTCCCGACGCATCACCGCAGACTAAGAACGGAGGATTGAGGATAAAGGTTTCGACCGCGCTCGGATGCTCGAAGCGGTGGATTAGCGACCCGGATTCTAGATCCCAAACCTGCACCCCTTTATCGCGACTGCTGCTGTATAGGGTTTGACCCGACGGATCAAAGGCGATCGCCGTAATAATGTCGCGATGCCCCTCTAGGGTATGCTGAAGCTCACTGCCATTCCAGAGTTTGACGGTGCGATCGCGACTGCCCGTTGCTAAGGAACCGTCAGCGTGAAGGGCGATCGCCTCAATCGGTTGGGAGTGCGCCTTGAGGTAAGGTTCGGGCGGCACAGAATCCATGCTCCAGCGATA includes:
- a CDS encoding TIGR00725 family protein, with the translated sequence MPYLMIGVMGPGETASDHTIQQAYQLGRLIAQQGWVLLSGGRNTGIMEAVSRGAKAADGLVVGILPHSDRSRMSAAVDIAIVTDLGNARNNINVLSSDVVIAFEGSMGTLSEVALALKAEKPVILLDWSEQGRSYLRAIAPHLSIAADPDEAIAIAAHLLKSESQTS
- a CDS encoding zf-TFIIB domain-containing protein encodes the protein MLCPKDRRFELVASTLAGEMAVHSCPDCKGTWIPADEYTTWQQRHPHSLSDALPTLEVDYVQSPFDMKAALCPECNRYLARAKVALKTPFYVERCPNCQGIWCDRGEWDTLEQMGLHFAIEQLFSSEWQTRIKEIEYAQRERQATIEKLGEEVAAKVFELAELLEDHPNGDFGVAYLMRRFDK